The genomic interval CACCGGCAATAATTTCGGTACCTGGACCGATAGGAATAGTTACCCCTTGCTGAGTATCTGGATTACCCGCCTTACCTATTGCGTGAATGCGACCCGCCTTGATTGCCACATCAGCTTTTACAATACCCCAATAGTCTAGAATAAGGGCGTTCGTAATAACGGTGTCAGGTACAACCTCATTAGTCAGTTGACTTTGACCCATGCCATCACGTATTACTTTACCGCCACCAAATTTTACCTCGTCACCATAGACCGTGTAGTCTTTTTCCGGTGAAATAAACAGCTCGGTATCGCCTAATCGAACTTTGTCACCAACAGTCGCACCGTACATATCGACATAGGTTTTTCGATCTAATTTCGCCATTACAAAGCTCCTTGTATGTCGCCACGAAAACCGTAAACGGTTTTTTTGCCTTGATATTCAACCAACTCTACGGTGCGCGATTGTCCCGGTTCGAAACGCACTGCTGTACCTGCCGCAATATTCAAACGAAATCCACGTGCCGCCTCACGCTCAAATGTAAGCGCAGGGTTCACTTCATAAAAATGATAGTGACTGCCCACCTGAATAGGGCGATCTCCAGTATTGGCTACCGTAACTGATACGGTTTTCAATCCAGCATTAATTTCTATCTCGCCTTCGGCGTATTCGATTTCACCTGGAATCATATGAAACTCCTTTTATCAGTTAAGCAATCGGGTTATGCACAGTGACGAGTTTTGTGCCATCAGGAAAAGTCGCTTCCACTTGCACTTCATGAATCATTTCCGGTACGCCTTCCATTACTTGATCACGAGTAATTACTTGGCGACCGGCATTCATTAAATGTGCAACCGTTTCACCATCT from Bermanella marisrubri carries:
- a CDS encoding urease subunit beta, with the translated sequence MIPGEIEYAEGEIEINAGLKTVSVTVANTGDRPIQVGSHYHFYEVNPALTFEREAARGFRLNIAAGTAVRFEPGQSRTVELVEYQGKKTVYGFRGDIQGAL
- the ureA gene encoding urease subunit gamma: MELSPREKDKLLLFVAAELAQKRKDRGVKLNYPECIALISAFIMEGARDGETVAHLMNAGRQVITRDQVMEGVPEMIHEVQVEATFPDGTKLVTVHNPIA